The nucleotide window AAAGAACGTGCATATACAAATGCCTGAAGTAAAGGGGTTTGCAACCGACAAAACAGTCACACCAACATTTTTCGGTGAAAAAGCAATTGTGTTGAGGAAATCTGCATTTAAATCCATAATTGAAGGTGTTTTTAAGAGTTTAAAGATTGCGCCTCAATTAGTATTATATTTTGTTGGTAGGGAGATGGGGGAGCAATACTTTGAGAGGCATGTGAAGATTATGGGGGATGTGGATAAGAGGAGTCTTGCAATAATTGCTGAACAATTATTCCAAGCCGTGGGGTTCGGAATACCTGAAAATGTGAAGATGGATTTGGAGGGGGTAGAGATTGAATACATAATTTATGATTGTGTTGAGTGTGGGATTAATTTGGAGTCTGGTAGGAGGGTTAAATCATCACTAATCAGGGGAATAATCGAGGGATACTACAGTAAACTATTGGGGAGAGAAGTGGAATGCAAAGAAGAAGAATGCATAGCACTAGGAGACAAAATATGTAGGATGAAGATAAGGGCTATTTAAGTGGCTTTTCACTTCTTTATGTAGTCCATTAGTGTTTTCGTTGTTTTTTGGCTTAGGATTCTCTCTACATTCACTCCTAGGGCTTCAAGTATTCTTGATGTTGCTGGTATAACTTGGTTTGAAATGTAGTATTCTATGTCTAGCTCATTTTTTGATGCCAGTTGGTATGGTTTTGCCTTCTCATACAGTTTCCCAGTGCCAAGGGTTATTACGTATCCCACTTTGTCTCCTAGGGTTAATGTGTACCCCTTCTCCATTAGCATTTTTGCTGCTTGTACGTGTGGAGCTTTAACTTCATATTCCTCCAAGCTTTTCGTTAGCGTTTTCCATATTATGTACTCCTTTAGTGGCTTCTCCCCCCTCCTCATTGCATTAATGTATTCCCTTATGTATTCTATGGCTTTCCCTGTTCCCCCTCCACGCATTATTATTTCTAGGACTCCCTCTTGAGCTTTTTTGGCGACTTCAGCCCAATCCCCCCTAACAACTTCTAATCCAACGAAGTCTAGCTTACCATTCTCTAATAATCCGCAGTATCTCTTCTTGGCTTCTGTGAATAGTACTCTCACGTATACCTTGTCTATTCTCGCTTCGAATCCAAGTTCCCCCTCCACCCTCTTT belongs to Candidatus Culexarchaeum yellowstonense and includes:
- a CDS encoding 4-vinyl reductase, encoding KNVHIQMPEVKGFATDKTVTPTFFGEKAIVLRKSAFKSIIEGVFKSLKIAPQLVLYFVGREMGEQYFERHVKIMGDVDKRSLAIIAEQLFQAVGFGIPENVKMDLEGVEIEYIIYDCVECGINLESGRRVKSSLIRGIIEGYYSKLLGREVECKEEECIALGDKICRMKIRAI